In Dromaius novaehollandiae isolate bDroNov1 chromosome 4, bDroNov1.hap1, whole genome shotgun sequence, a single genomic region encodes these proteins:
- the ZGRF1 gene encoding 5'-3' DNA helicase ZGRF1 isoform X5, whose product MTSQEFTVLYTHQKMKKSKTWQDGILRIRTGGNKAILFDDKAQCLESIFIKSQVNAGDNLESERYLITVEAVKLNEKSSEDQPRKAETTAVNRNVIKPGGLPLRHLPVGLKRKFTGFQGPRQVEKKIPTKEDEEKATILPLSKQCQGSFPSKFYITSPLFSTICKKDADTNLSTNFHEDVYTNNDKEHESFTSLVSAPFLDICKETEKRNSDQSVVKPEHPLITEHTKTSSHVAVSQNIRSTAQIIALLKSKPAQLCREQATSDITGCHSRFQTSENVDSFHDRKSITLPGFSGNPDKGLTQNIQHQHFTKETGSDKREWNAEMLLSSAEQPCDKEVAGQRHDRKANNLSQDLQDPCSTKTLHPEKMCACMNLTDSKGQCTLVCERYREPSFSRSEGVPKPLSINRCAANDQPNSCILSESSISKMNSSEFVSSLSDISFSASPAESIAPETNPSTCREHSVANGLIEDSSVKSQNELQPRRNSETVSSDLELSADVVLTGLEVVKEELGTHGRDSGPDEQVMEINFNLLEAFDFNDTDNKDLCERDVKELVEGDMLSQGPACLKGKDAAQTVELRLHSSCEVMSRSKKEVKGLIFDGENDRNRSTGGIPLLLCDNNVGNIWRTAEDSVSPTRIEMELLDDRNKIKETSESRLNIEASTCKKDLDDCAANTINEGLIKSKDSDLLPSGTNINEGHAETNIFEKTESNSCISSSRMISAMDKRTAEEVLPLGCTKSQYIDLEHFQGTSNDGIKPAIKQLTEMSYSGSRELSSCSYLDSSGLTPLCVDNILQKPKPSILPAAPGQGDCRTFDCQPKSPHARNFHEDDTNFTAEGNFQKKSNIIKESIMDETPLALGIYSEIPKRIMSGSLSHSDLVQTQWTSWEPSKMISSVPPASSLNPDSPICPPSRNEETIEDIQEPLIDRIIPIGTEPSECFFTWEESSYPEQCNLSRFKPTVKTRAPLVTVPATGKIPDAEVYLTDCDAVQQSVGSSVVNLRNKSAVFPISAFGPEDRNYETSVFEEHTEDGQRESIQPMSPNVTSQYRQSKWLKYQNSAQCDLISQNSDDVEVTEDIWAENILGMPLGDTGESQSSAMNKNPPGSVCLRMAKSMVGKRCANSKNRDLISERKLLSLHLSQAPLAEATQKVLSHLSCHTVTGEVQDLTVSELSFPNVDKVKYANVPKRKIAIPTVFQSHVHYKQIFTAALTEHLNIILFELSQRLHKALSKVDISFYTSLKDGQSGSKESRVPLCDHMLPAKLVVVKKEGQNKGRLFYTCDAPKAEQCSFFKWIEEVNPGQIKSRPGIVLHDVKSIGAYLRSQKISFYEGCQLLVRKAFEIQTKQFNKLKKFMNTRAKFDGDSKSKLYLKLSRKEHSSVYSKDDIWVVSKTLNFDPLDTFIASSAFFGPSSNNEVELLPLKGYCPSNWQTNMLVHALLVCNASGELTSLRNMEEYFNPLTLPLIPYLLKMNFDSEKATKKVNKRRFIPPASNLKCTMMYGLVSPEITMALARKMIQTFSLNPDQATSLIQIAGMMTSHENVKPVEEQQIFPITIIHGVFGAGKSYLLSVVILFLVQLFESSEAKDGQRPVPWKLLIASSTNVAVDRILLGLLDLGFESFIRVGSIRKIAKPILPYSLHAGSGNENEQLKELLALMKEDLTPVERIYVRKSIEQHKLGTNKAILQQVKVVGVTCAACPFSCMNTLKFPVVVLDECSQMTEPASLLPIARFQCEKLVLVGDPKQLPPTIQGSDSVHEKGLEQTLFDRLSLMGHKAILLRTQYRCHPAISAIANELFYEGILINGVSEEDRSPLLDWLPTLCFYSVSGMEQIERDNSFYNMAEAHFTVKLIQCLIASGVEGSAIGVITLYKSQMCKIQNLLSGVHSEALEIKAVQVSTVDAFQGAEKEIIVLSCVRTRQVGFIDSEKRMNVALTRAKRHLLIVGNLACLSKNRLWGRVIHHCKGWENGLQHVSQCEQQLNNILKCYSEKNNEEKDKKKEN is encoded by the exons ATGACTTCTCAAGAATTTACT GTATTGTACACtcaccaaaaaatgaaaaaatcaaaaaCGTGGCAAGATGGAATTCTGAGGATTAGAACTGGAGGAAATAAG gcAATCTTGTTTGATGATAAAGCACAATGTTTGGAGAGCATATTTATAAAATCTCAG GTGAACGCTGGAGATAATTTAGAAAGTGAACGTTATTTGATCACTGTTGAAGCAGTAAAGCTGAATGAAAAATCTTCTGAAGATCAGCCAAGGAAGGCAGAAACTACAGCAGTGAATAGAAATGTCATAAAGCCTGGTGGTCTGCCTCTAAGGCACCTGCCTGTTGGGTTGAAAAGGAAGTTTACA GGTTTCCAAGGGCCACGCCAAGTTGAAAAGAAAATACCAACaaaggaagatgaagaaaaagcaacaatattGCCTTTATCTAAGCAGTGTCAGGGTTCTTTTCCATCTAAGTTTTATATCACCTCTCCCTTATTTTCTACGATTTGCAAGAAGGATGCAGACACAAATTTGTCTACCAACTTCCATGAAGATGTATATACAAACAATGATAAAGAACATGAGTCTTTCACCTCACTGGTTTCCGCTCCATTTCTTGATATATGTAAAGAGACAGAGAAGAGGAACTCTGATCAGTCTGTTGTGAAGCCAGAACATCCTCTAATTACAGAGCACACCAAAACAAGCAGTCATGTGGCAGTGTCACAGAACATCAGGAGCACGGCACAGATAATAGCTCTTTTGAAGTCTAAACCAGCACAGCTATGCAGAGAGCAAGCAACTTCTGACATCACAGGATGTCATTCGAGGTTTCAGACATCAGAAAACGTAGATAGTTTCCATGACCGAAAGAGCATAACCCTACCTGGCTTTTCAGGCAACCCTGACAAAGGACTTACTCAAAATATTCAGCACCAACATTTTACAAAGGAAACTGGAAGTGATAAAAGGGAATGGAATGCTGAAATGCTGCTAAGTTCTGCTGAACAACCTTGTGATAAAGAAGTTGCAGGACAAAGGCACGACAGAAAGGCAAATAACTTAAGTCAAGATTTACAAGATCCCTGCAGTACAAAGACTTTGCATCCTGAAAAAATGTGTGCCTGTATGAATTTAACAGACAGCAAAGGGCAATGCACTCTGGTTTGTGAAAGATATCGAGAACCCTCATTCTCTAGAAGTGAAGGGGTACCTAAACCGTTATCAATTAACAGATGCGCTGCCAATGACCAACCAAATAGTTGCATCCTATCTGAATCCAGCATAAGTAAAATGAACAGCAGTGAATTTGTGTCATCCTTAAGtgatatttctttttcagcaaGTCCAGCTGAGTCCATCGCCCCTGAGACAAATCCCTCCACATGCAGAGAGCATTCAGTGGCCAATGGTCTTATAGAGGATTCATCTGTAAAGTCACAAAATGAACTCCAGCCAAGACGAAATTCAGAAACAGTGTCTAGTGACTTGGAGCTCTCTGCAGATGTAGTATTGACTGGACTTGAAGTTGTAAAAGAGGAATTAGGTACACATGGCAGAGACAGTGGTCCAGATGAACAGGTGATGGAGATTAACTTCAATTTATTGGAGGCTTTTGATTTTAATGACACAGACAATAAAGACCTGTGTGAAAGAGATGTGAAAGAGCTTGTTGAAGGAGACATGCTTTCACAAGGTCCAGCTTGCTTAAAGGGAAAAGATGCAGCACAAACTGTTGAGTTGAGACTTCATTCTTCCTGTGAAGTAATGTCACGCAGCAAAAAAGAAGTCAAAGGTTTAATATTTGATGGAGAGAATGATAGAAATCGCTCTACAGGAGGTATACCATTGCTGCTTTGTGACAACAATGTTGGCAACATTTGGAGAACTGCCGAAGACTCTGTAAGCCCCACCAGAATTGAAATGGAACTTTTGGAtgatagaaacaaaataaaagagacTAGTGAAAGTCGATTAAATATTGAAGCTAGCACCTGTAAGAAGGATCTTGATGACTGTGCAGCAAATACCATTAATGAGGGGTTGATAAAAAGCAAGGACTCTGATCTTTTGCCTAGTGGCACAAATATTAATGAAGGTCATGCTGAAACCAATATATTTGAGAAAACTGAAAGTAATTCATGTATTTCTAGCAGCAGAATGATTTCTGCAATGGACAAAAGAACTGCAGAGGAAGTGTTACCGCTTGGATGTACAAAATCCCAGTACATAGATTTAGAACATTTCCAGGGTACTAGTAATGATGGCATTAAACCAG CTATAAAACAATTAACAGAAATGTCTTACTCAGGAAGTAGAGAGCTATCTTCTTGTTCATACTTGGATTCTTCTGGCCTTACG CCCCTCTGTGTGGACAACATATTACAGAAACCCAAACCATCTATTCTGCCAGCAGCACCAGGCCAAGGAGACTGTAGGACTTTTGACTGCCAGCCAAAG TCTCCACATGCAAGAAATTTTCATGAAGATGATACCAATTTTACTGCAGAAGGGAATTTTCAAAAGAAGTCTAACATTATTAAAGAGTCAATAATGGATGAAACTC CATTGGCACTGGGTATATATTCTGAAATTCCGAAACGGATAATGTCAGGCTCACTTTCACATTCTGATTTGGTGCAAACGCAGTGGACTTCATGGGAACCTTCCAAG ATGATTTCATCAGTACCACCAGCTTCCTCACTTAATCCAGACTCTCCGATTTGTCCACCTTCAAGAAATGAGGAAACTATTGAAGACATCCAAGAGCCTCTGATAGACAGGATCATACCAATTGGCACAGAACCTTCAGAATGCTTCTTCA CATGGGAGGAATCCAGCTATCCAGAACAATGCAACCTCTCAAGATTCAAACCCACTGTTAAAACACGAGCTCCACTTGTCACTGTTCCTGCCACTGGGAAGATTCCTGACGCAGAAGTTTATCTGACTGACTGTGATGCGGTTCAGCAATCTGTTGGCTCTTCAGTAGTCAATTTACGCAACAAGTCAGCAGTGTTTCCTATCAGTGCTTTTGGCCCCGAGGACAGGAATTATGAAACCTCTGTGTTTGAAGAGCATACGGAAGACGGACAAAGGGAGTCTATACAACCAATGTCTCCTAATGTGACTTCACAATATAGACAAAGCAAGTGGCTAAAATACCAAAACAGTGCTCAGTGTGACTTGATATCTCAAAACAGCGATGATGTGGAAGTGACTGAAGACATCTGGGCTGAGAACATCCTTGGAATGCCACTGGGTGACACAGGAGAGAGCCAGAGCAGTGCTATGAATAAAAACCCTCCTGGCTCTGTCTGTCTGCGGATGGCAAAGAGCATGGTTGGTAAACGTTGTGCAAATAGCAAGAACAGAGATTTAATTTCAGAGAGGAAGTTACTTTCTCTGCACTTAAGTCAGGCTCCTTTAGCTGAAGCAACACAAAAGGTGTTAAGCCATCTGAGCTGCCACACTGTAACAGGAGAAGTCCAG gaCTTAACAGTTTCTGAGTTGTCCTTTCCTAATGTGGATAAGGTAAAATATGCTAATGTTCCTAAAAGGAAGATTGCCATACCGACTGTTTTTCAGTCTCATGTTCATTACAAACAGATTTTTACAGCTGCTTTAACAG AGCATTTAAACATAATTCTATTTGAGCTGTCACAAAGATTACACAAGGCTCTTTCAAAAGTGGATATATCATTTTACACTTCATTGAAAGATGGGCAAAGTGGGAGCAAAGAAAGCCGTGTTCCACTGTGTGATCACATGCTTCCTGCTAAGCTTGTTGTCGTTAAAAAAGAAGGTCAGAACAAG gGTCGTTTGTTCTATACCTGTGATGCCCCAAAAGCTGAGCAGTGTTCATTTTTCAAGTGGATAGAAGAGGTGAATCCAGGACAGATAAAATCCAGACCCGGTATAGTGCTTCATGATGTAAAAAGTATTGGGGCGTACCTCAGAAGTCAGAAGATTTCTTTCTATGAGGGATGCCAGCTTTTGGTGAG GAAAGCCTTTGAAATTCAAACAAAACAGTTTAATAAGTTAAAGAAATTTATGAATACACGTGCCAAATTCGATGGTGATTCCAAAAGCAAATTATACCTCAAACTGAGCAGAAAGGAGCATTCTTCTGTCTACAGTAAAG ATGATATTTGGGTTGTTTCGAAGACTCTAAACTTTGATCCCCTTGATACTTTCATTGCAAGTAGTGCTTTCTTTGGACCGTCATCTAACAACGAAGTAGAATTACTACCCCTGAAAGGCTATTGTCCCTCAAACTGGCAAACAAATA TGCTTGTTCATGCCTTGCTAGTTTGTAATGCTAGTGGTGAGCTTACGTCTTTAAGAAATATGGAGGAGTACTTCAATCCACTTACGCTACCACTAATACCGTATCTACTAAAGAT GAATTTTGATTCTGAAAAGGCTACTAAGAAAGTCAACAAAAGAAGATTTATTCCCCCAGCGTCAAACCTGAAATGCACAATGATGTATGGACTTGTCAGCCCTGAAATAACAATGGCACTAGCCAGGAAGATGATCCAAACGTTCTCATTGAACCCAGATCAAGCTACGTCATTGATCCAGATAGCTGGGATGATGACTTCGCATGAAAATGTCAAACCAGTGGAAGAACAGCAGATCTTCCCTATCACAATCATACATG GTGTTTTTGGAGCTGGAAAGAGCTATTTGCTGTCTGTTGTAATCTTGTTCCTAGTACAGCTCTTTGAAAGCAGTGAAGCAAAGGATGGCCAAAGGCCAGTTCCATGGAAACTTCTGATTGCTTCCTCCACTAATGTTGCCGTTGACAGGATACTGCTTGG TCTACTTGATCTTGGATTTGAGAGTTTTATCCGAGTGGGAAGTATTAGGAAAATTGCCAAACCAATTCTTCCCTATAG TTTACATGCTGGctcaggaaatgaaaatgaacaaTTGAAAGAACTGCTTGCTCTCATGAAGGAAGATTTAACTCCAGTTGAAAGAATCTATGTGAGGAAGAGTATTGAGCAACATAAACTAGGGACCAACAAAGCTATATTGCAACAG GTAAAAGTGGTTGGAGTGACCTGTGCTGCCTGCCCATTCTCTTGTATGAATACCCTTAAATTTCCTGTGGTGGTGCTGGATGAGTGCAGTCAGATGACTGAACCTGCTTCTCTCCTTCCTATTGCCAG GTTTCAATGTGAAAAGCTGGTCCTTGTTGGAGATCCTAAGCAATTACCACCAACTATTCAAGGGTCTGATAGTGTTCATGAAAAGGGATTGGAGCAGACTCTGTTTGATCGGCTTTCCTTAATG GGGCATAAAGCAATACTGCTTCGGACACAGTACCGATGTCACCCTGCTATCAGTGCTATAGCCAATGAGCTGTTTTATGAAGGAATTCTGATAAATGGTGTTTCAGAGGAAGACAGAAGTCCTTTACTGGATTGGCTTCCAACACTATGTTTTTATAGTGTTAGTGGGATGGAGCAA ATTGAAAGAGACAACAGCTTTTATAATATGGCAGAAGCTCATTTTACAGTCAAGCTTATCCAGTGTCTGATTGCAAGTGGAGTAGAAGGATCTGCAATTGGTGTGATTACTCTTTATAAATCACAGATGTGTAAG ATTCAGAATTTGCTTAGTGGTGTACACTCTGAAGCTCTTGAAATTAAAGCTGTCCAAGTGTCCACTGTAGATGCATTCCAAGGAGCTGAGAAGGAGATCATTGTTTTGTCGTGTGTAAGAACAAGACAGGTTGGATTCATAGATTCAGAAAAGCGAATGAATGTTGCACTGACAAGAGCAAAGAGGCATTTGCTGATTGTTGGAAATCTGGCCTGCTTAAGTAAGAACAGACTGTGGGGAAGAGTAATTCATCACTGCAAAG GTTGGGAAAATGGATTACAACATGTAAGCCAGTGTGAGCAGCAGCTAAACAACATTCTTAAGTGTTATTCggagaaaaataatgaagaaaaggataagaaaaaggaaaattaa